In the genome of bacterium, the window TAGACCCAATTGGAAATAAAGAGGTTGATGAAGGTAAACTATTAGAGTTTATTGTTACTGCTACTGATGAAGATGATGATATTTTAATCTTTGAGGTTGAGAATTTACCAACAGGAAGTACAGTTATTGATGCTAAATTTAGTTGGAGACCTGCTTATGACCAGGCAGGAACTTATACAGTTACTTTCAATGTCTATGATGGTAAAGGAGGTACAGATACTGAAACTATTATAATTATAGTAAATAATATTACTCCTCCCCGATATGTTTGGATGTATGAATTTGAAAAATTTGATAATGAGGAAGTAATTAATTATTTATATAACATGGAAATTAATGGGGTATTTCTTAGTCTTGATGTTAGGAAGATTAATGAAGGAAATCCCAATTACTCTGCAACATATACCGCTAAATTACAGGATTTCATTAATCAGGCTAATACTGAAGGTATTGAAGTTCATGCCATGACACTTGAAGCCCCTAATTTTACCTATGAATCAGAGCATCAAAATGGAATAGACCTGGTAGAGGATGTAATTGCATATTGCAGAAATAATCCTCTTTTAGCATTAAAAGGTGTACATATTGATACTGAACCACATGTATTAGATGAATGGCAAAATGGAGACTGGAACAGGCGAGAAATATTGATGCAGTCGTATGTACTGCTACTTAGTAAAATCAGAGATACTTTGGATGCTAATTCTGATGTCAGCCTCCATTTTTCTGCCGCTATTGCCTGGTGGTACAATGAAAAGGCTAATGAAGGAAAACTACCTTCTGGTGATACATTAAACCTGGCAAAATATCTACAAACAGTAGTTCCAATGGTGTATGTCTCACCTGATGGAATAATAAGTCGAGTAGAAGATGAAATTGAGGAGGCAGATACTATTGTAGGTATCAAAGTAGAAGATTTCTTTAACTTTTATAAAGAACTTAAGGATACTATGGTTAAAATTGATAAAGAGTTTGAGAGCAAAACTCATTATAAAGGTATTTCCGTATTCGAATATAAGACAATGAAAGAGCTATATTTATTACCTACAATTACTATCCTTACAGATAAACCTGAATATTATACTAATGATACTCTCACCATAACAGCCTATGTTACTAATCGTGGTAATGATGTTAATGTTGATGTAAAGATTTGGCTAAAACTTCCAACTGATAAGTTAATATCATTGATAAATATGTATAATTATACTTTGAAACAAGGTATTGATTTTGAGGTTGATATATTTTACCATACCTTTGTTGGTAGTGAACCACCTGGAGTGTATCTTGGAGGCAGTCGATTCTTAAATTTAATAACAGGTGCTATTACCAGTGAGGATTTTACCTTTTTTGAATTTTTAGGTAGCTCTTATTAACTACTATATTTATCCGTGCTAATCCGTGTTAATCAGTGGCTGAATAGTTACTTATTTTCAATACATTTATTGTAAGCGTTCAGCAGTCAGCCATCAGTTGTCACCTTATATACAAAAGTGTTATTCTTTGTCAGGACGGATTTTTAATGTTATAGTTTCTATTTAAAACTCAATCCCTTTTCTTCTCTGAATTCCTGAGTCATAAGGATGCTTTATTTTTTTTATCTCACTAACTAAATCTGCTTTTTCAATTATTTTCTGCGTTGCCCCACGACCAGTCAAAACCAATTCCATGCCTGGCGGTTTAGATTCCATTAGTTCTATCATTTCTTCCTCCTTCAAGAAGCCGTCCCGCAAGGAAATTAGAATTTCATCAAGTATCAGCATATCGTAGCGATTTTCCTGGTAGAGATTTTTAATAAACTTCAGTCCCTTCTGGCATTCTTCCCGCATCTCGTTGTAGGTAACCTCTTTGAAGAAATATGGGTGTTTTTTGGCAAACCCAAAAATATCCACTCCAATTTTTTCTAAGATTTGATGTTCGCCAGATTTCCATCGTGCTGGGGCTTTATGGAAATAAACATATCCCACTTTGAAATTATGCCCCTTTGCTCTCACCGCAAGACCAACAGCCGCCGTTGTTTTACCTTTACCTTCTCCAGTATAAATCTGAATCAATCCCCTTTTTTTCATTAAACAATTCACCCCTTTAGAGTTGAAGTAACCGTTCAGGAATATAGCCACAGAGTCACAGAGAACACAGAGGGAATATATAACTACGAATGAACACGAATAATAAAAAGATTTGTAGTGCGAGGCTTTAGCCTCGCTTCTGGCTTCACATAACCGTAGATGCAATCTACGGAAGAAACACATACAAAGGTTCGCACTACATTTATCGAATGTCACAGGTTAATTCGTGTCCATTTGTGGCTAATTTCTAATTCTCTGTGAACTCTGTGCCTCTGTGGCTGAACGGTTACGAGTTGAAATACCGATATTGCCCCTTGACAGTAAATTAATTTTAAATGATTTGGCATAAATTCGTGATATAATCTTTTCTCTTCCTTATTTTGAAAAGAGAAGTAATCAAAATATTTACTTAGCCACTGGCTACCTATTTCATTATAAAGTAAATGGGTTACGCCTGATTTCTTTAAATTATCTATCAGGTCTTTTTTATTTTTGGATTTACGGATTAATTCAAGGATGATATTGGTATCGAATTGCGTACTGACTAATTTATCCTGCTGACAATAGTAACTTCGCACCTCGCCAATAAATAAAATCTTACTTTCTTTTGGTAAATGCTGATTAATATATGAAATAACATCATAATAATCTTTAATAATTGATTTTTTAAGGAGAAATTTTTCACATCCATCTTTTTTTAAGCACATCAGATAAGAATTTTTATAGACAGTTTTTGAGACATTAAATAAATTCCATAACAGGCAAATAGCCAGTAAAAGATAAAGGTATTTGAACTTTGAAATCACATAGCCTATGACAACACATAATAAAACAAAACAAGGCAAACTAAACCTATCTACCGCACAAACATAAGACCAGAACAAAAAGAAAATCCCACAAAAGGTAAGTAAATATTTGAGGTTAAAATCTAATTTTTTAAGTTTCAGAAGGAAGGGTAGAGAAATAATGAATATTGGACCTACCGGGATTTTTACACCCGTATCCATCCCACCCCATTTAAAACATATATTCCAGAAGAAGATAAATGGTTTTAATAACAGGTGTTCTCCCGCACTATATCTGGTCATCTCATGGAGATACCGGCTCTGGTGAATTTGACTCCAATTTTTCCCACCAAAAGTATCGTAAAGCAATGGGAAAACAGGATTACCGGTAAAAATAAGGTTTTTTATCAGCCATGGGACAACAGGTATCAAGGCAAATACCCCAAAAATAATCGTTGTTTTAATTGCTTTTAAAATCCCAGCTTGCCGCCACTTCCCGATTAAAATACTTAAAACTAAAATCCCAAACCCAAACCCGCCAAAATACTTAACACCAATAGATAATCCACAGGTTAGTCCAGACAGCAATAACCATCCATAAGTCTTTTCTTTATACCAAACTAAAATCGCATAAACCGCTAAAATCTCATAAAAAGTAATGGCAAAATCATTAAAGGCAGATGTAGACACAAAAATGGCTAATGGCATACTACAAAAAGATAAAACAGATAAAAAGGCAACCATTGGAGTAAAATATCTTCTCGCTAAAGAGTAAATACTCAATCCCGATAATATCCCAAATAAAAAATGTATTAATTTAGCCAGCAAATCTCCATTTAATAAAAGTCCAAGAGTGAAAAGCATTTCGGTATTAAAGGTATAGTTTGAAAAGCAATTGTAGGGTAGATAAATAATCTTATGATGTTTAACATAAATTTCGGGCACGGCTAAATGATAAACCAGGGCATCAAAGGTAACTGTGGGAACCAGGAGTAAAATTATGGCTAAGATGAGGGTAAGTCCAATGAAAAAACTGCAAATTAAAGAAAAGGGATTTAAATTAATTTTTACAAGAAATTTTCTTAAAAGGTATAAAATTTCACGATAAAAAATGCCCGCTAACAGCACAAATATTAAATAAAAGACCCAATCATAAAGCAAGCCTGATAATCCGAGGCATAACACAAGATAAGATACACATCCCAATCCTAATCCGGTTGAAAATATTAGTTCCTCTAAAAAACTATGTGTTTTAATCTTAAGGATTTTGAGTATCTTCAGCCCCAAACAGAAGGAAATTAGTATCAGGAGGAATAATTGACTAATTTCAGTTAACCTAAGATTCACCAGATTTATCATCTTATTCCTATTAATTTTCAACTAAAAATATAGCCAATCAGTTTATAGATTAACAATGCAGACAAACAAGATGAGGCACAATGAATCTCCGTAGTAGCTAATTCCACTACATCAAATCCAACTACCTTTTTGGCTTGAGTTACTTTAAATAGCAATTCAAGTAATAAATACCAATCTAATCCACCAGGCTCTGGAGTGCCGACTGCCGGCATAATAGATGGGTCTAAAACATCTAAGTCTATGGTGATATAAATCTCATCGGTTAAAGTAGATAAAACTTCTTCCATCCAGTCTTGAGACTTAACTATCTTACTGGCATAAAAAGGCTTTAGAGCATTTTCATTGATAAAACAAGCATCTTCCTGACTCATACTTCGAATTCCTACTTGAGTAATTGGGCATAATTCAGATATTCTTCGCATAACGCACGCATGGCTATATTTACTACCAAGATATTCATTTCGCAGGTCTGCATGAGCATCTAACTGCAAAACAGACATAGATTTATATCTTTCCTTTAATGCACGCACCATACCCATACTTAATGAATGTTCTCCACCTAACAGCACCGTAAATTTATCAAATTGAACTAATTCCTTACAGACTTCATAGACCCTTTGAATCATAGTCTCAGGAGAAGAAACAATTGGCTCAAGTTGATTGAGGGTATGAATCCCAATCTCCTTATAAGTTTCCTTTCCAATCTCAATATCATATAATTCAATATTTTGCGAGGCTGATATTATAGCTTGTGGGCCATTGCGTGCACCTGCCTTAAATGAAGTGGTAGAATCATAAGGAACAGGTAAAATAACTACTTTAGATGTTTCAAATTGTGAGTTTTCAATAGGTAAGTTTCCAAAATTGGATGGGATAAAAAAATTTTCTTTCATCTACTAACCCAGATATTTTTCTGAAAAATATCATTGTCTTGCATCTTCTGTTGTGTTCTCTTAAAAATAGGCTGAAGGCTGAAGAAGATAGTCGCCCGACCTTCTTTGTCTGCGTTTCCATCTTACGCAGGATAAAGTCTACGGTTACCATCTGTCTTCTCATTTCTGTCTTTAATCTTTGGTCTTTTTCTAATATGAGTCAACTATAAACAGATTGTGCTATACCATACCGTTCTGAATCAAGCACAGGTATTGCTTTTTCTACATCTTTTGGATAATCTAACCCTCGTTCAATAACCTTATTTTCAAGTTCTTTTAATTCAAATATCTCTTGAAAATATTTAGTCACCATATCCGTATCAAAGGATTTACACGAAAAAACATCTATGTTAATATAGGAACGTTCAGGGAAAGTATGAATACTGATATGACTTTCAGCAATCAATACAAATCCTGATATTCCCCAGTCTTGAGGTTCTTTCCCTACATATCTAAATACATAAGGAGGCATAATTTTTGTCATACCTATCCGATTGGGACATTCGTCTAATGTTTTATAAATAAATTCTAAATTACTAAGTTTAGAATTATTTCCCTCATATCCATCAATAATTAAATGCATCTTTCCACTCCTTATAAAATTAATGTATTATACACTATTATAGTCCTATCTGTCAATAAAAAATTTTATCCATAAATATAAAGTGGCTCATTATCATAAATAATCTTGCCTTGATTTGACTTTAATGCCGCTCTTAAATGTTTAGGTAAAGAGAATAAAGATATATGTGTCTGTCCATCATAAAATTTTAAGTCATTGATATTTCTATCCCTTATCCGTTTATCTACCTCGTCTAAACTCAGTTTTTTAGGATTAAGTGTAGCCGAGGCAAAAGCAAAACCCCATGGCGTCGCATAACATGGGATAAAAACCTCATAAGTTTCTACTTCTTCAAAAACTCTACTTAATGTTTTATATACACTGACATAAGATAATAAATTATTAAGGTTAGATGTTCCTATTTGACTTGTTATTATACCCTCTTTAGTCAAATGGGCTTTTACTATCTTATAAAATTCCTCAGTAAATAATAGATAAGCAGGACTATCAGCTAATGGCTCTGAGATATCAATTATTATCACATCAAACCTCGTATTTGTCTCTTCTAAATACTTTCTTCCATCTATGCAAAGCAATTCACCCCGACTATCTTCAAATGCCCCAGCACTAAAAGAGGGTAAATAAGTCTTACTAAGATTGATTACTTCTTCATCAATATCAATCATAACCACCTTTTCAACAGATTTATATTTAAGCACCTCACGCAAGGTAGCCCCTTCACCACCACCTATAATAAATACCTTTTTGGGGTCTGGATGTGTTATCATTGCCGGGTGAACCAGTGCATCATGATAAATAAATTCATCTGATTCTGATGATTGTATCTTACCATCTAAAACAAGGCATCTACCAGAATCAAAGGTATCTATGATTTCAATAGATTGAAATTTACTCTGACAGGAGGCTAAAATTGATTTTACCCCATGCATATGCCTCTCATACGGGGTCATTTGTTCGATATACCAGGTAGTCGGTGAATCAACCATTTAATAACTCCTTATGTAATGGAGTAGAGAGTAGAGAGTAGAGAGTAGAAAGAAAATAAGGAGTAATCGGGACGGTTCCTTTTATCGTTTTTCCTATGATTTCTTTCGAATGTCACTTGTAAGCGTTCACAGAAAGTTCCAATTTTAACTTCATTTTCTAACCACAAGCTTTCAAAAAAAGTGAACCGTTCCGAGTAATCTCTCTACTTTCTACTCTCTACTCTCTACTCTCTACTCTTTTTATTTGTGGGTTAGTTTTTTCCCTTCTGGAAGTTTAAGGGTTCCTCGTTTAATCTCATGCAAGGTAAAATTTTTTGCCTCAAATTCTTTAACCAGATAATCTACCGCCACATCTGGTTTAAGTGTAGTGCCACAGGTAAAAACATCACAAGCCCCATAACAATATTCGGGCCAGGTATGAATTGAGAAATGAGATTCTGCTATCATTATTATGGCACTTACACCCTGTGGCGAAAACTTATGTGAAGAGGTATTAAGCACTGTGGCACCACAAACCTCTGCCGCAGAGGTTAATATCTCCGCTACCCTCTTCTCATCATTTAATATATCCTTATCACATTCATATAATTCTATGAGTAAATGTT includes:
- the speE gene encoding polyamine aminopropyltransferase, which encodes MVDSPTTWYIEQMTPYERHMHGVKSILASCQSKFQSIEIIDTFDSGRCLVLDGKIQSSESDEFIYHDALVHPAMITHPDPKKVFIIGGGEGATLREVLKYKSVEKVVMIDIDEEVINLSKTYLPSFSAGAFEDSRGELLCIDGRKYLEETNTRFDVIIIDISEPLADSPAYLLFTEEFYKIVKAHLTKEGIITSQIGTSNLNNLLSYVSVYKTLSRVFEEVETYEVFIPCYATPWGFAFASATLNPKKLSLDEVDKRIRDRNINDLKFYDGQTHISLFSLPKHLRAALKSNQGKIIYDNEPLYIYG
- the speD gene encoding adenosylmethionine decarboxylase; this encodes MHLIIDGYEGNNSKLSNLEFIYKTLDECPNRIGMTKIMPPYVFRYVGKEPQDWGISGFVLIAESHISIHTFPERSYINIDVFSCKSFDTDMVTKYFQEIFELKELENKVIERGLDYPKDVEKAIPVLDSERYGIAQSVYS
- the speD gene encoding adenosylmethionine decarboxylase; translation: MEALGQHLLIELYECDKDILNDEKRVAEILTSAAEVCGATVLNTSSHKFSPQGVSAIIMIAESHFSIHTWPEYCYGACDVFTCGTTLKPDVAVDYLVKEFEAKNFTLHEIKRGTLKLPEGKKLTHK
- a CDS encoding glycosyltransferase family 39 protein, with product MNLRLTEISQLFLLILISFCLGLKILKILKIKTHSFLEELIFSTGLGLGCVSYLVLCLGLSGLLYDWVFYLIFVLLAGIFYREILYLLRKFLVKINLNPFSLICSFFIGLTLILAIILLLVPTVTFDALVYHLAVPEIYVKHHKIIYLPYNCFSNYTFNTEMLFTLGLLLNGDLLAKLIHFLFGILSGLSIYSLARRYFTPMVAFLSVLSFCSMPLAIFVSTSAFNDFAITFYEILAVYAILVWYKEKTYGWLLLSGLTCGLSIGVKYFGGFGFGILVLSILIGKWRQAGILKAIKTTIIFGVFALIPVVPWLIKNLIFTGNPVFPLLYDTFGGKNWSQIHQSRYLHEMTRYSAGEHLLLKPFIFFWNICFKWGGMDTGVKIPVGPIFIISLPFLLKLKKLDFNLKYLLTFCGIFFLFWSYVCAVDRFSLPCFVLLCVVIGYVISKFKYLYLLLAICLLWNLFNVSKTVYKNSYLMCLKKDGCEKFLLKKSIIKDYYDVISYINQHLPKESKILFIGEVRSYYCQQDKLVSTQFDTNIILELIRKSKNKKDLIDNLKKSGVTHLLYNEIGSQWLSKYFDYFSFQNKEEKRLYHEFMPNHLKLIYCQGAISVFQLVTVQPQRHRVHRELEISHKWTRINL
- the speB gene encoding agmatinase, whose amino-acid sequence is MKENFFIPSNFGNLPIENSQFETSKVVILPVPYDSTTSFKAGARNGPQAIISASQNIELYDIEIGKETYKEIGIHTLNQLEPIVSSPETMIQRVYEVCKELVQFDKFTVLLGGEHSLSMGMVRALKERYKSMSVLQLDAHADLRNEYLGSKYSHACVMRRISELCPITQVGIRSMSQEDACFINENALKPFYASKIVKSQDWMEEVLSTLTDEIYITIDLDVLDPSIMPAVGTPEPGGLDWYLLLELLFKVTQAKKVVGFDVVELATTEIHCASSCLSALLIYKLIGYIFS
- a CDS encoding cob(I)yrinic acid a,c-diamide adenosyltransferase; its protein translation is MKKRGLIQIYTGEGKGKTTAAVGLAVRAKGHNFKVGYVYFHKAPARWKSGEHQILEKIGVDIFGFAKKHPYFFKEVTYNEMREECQKGLKFIKNLYQENRYDMLILDEILISLRDGFLKEEEMIELMESKPPGMELVLTGRGATQKIIEKADLVSEIKKIKHPYDSGIQRRKGIEF